A genomic segment from Diospyros lotus cultivar Yz01 chromosome 5, ASM1463336v1, whole genome shotgun sequence encodes:
- the LOC127802416 gene encoding probable LRR receptor-like serine/threonine-protein kinase At4g37250, protein MIMGFITSTLLFLLLLLLWSGSSSGLNSDGTLLLSFRYSVLSDPLSVLDNWVYTDETPCSWTGITCAQIGDSPGSPEMFRVTGLLLPNSQLLGSIPDALGFLQHLRQLDLSSNFLNGTLPASLFNASELQVLSLSNNLISGEIPDLSAGPTHLQVLNLSENALAGKVPENLTAVRNLTVVSLRSNYFSGRIPSGFDSVEVLDLSSNLFNGTLPDDFGGENLRNLNLSNNKLSGSINSEFAKKIPANASIDLSFNNLTGEIPQLMALLNQKTDSFAGNVDLCGKPLKKLCTIPSTLSIPPNNGSSASSSPAIAAIPKTIYSNAGKNLTQPNGTSNQPQRRLKPGTIAGITVGDLAGIGVLAMIFLYVYKSKKKNKMNADNSKAYITNKDQANAAIVDELSLSKDHPKTQGGWSCLSIGNGEETSEATGSDSDGSNGNGDGVVEAEEVGKERSVLVMVDGETKLEVETLLKASAYVLGSSGRSIVYKAVVEGGVAFAVRRIGDGCVRRLRDFESHVRAVAKLRHPNLVRVRGFYWGSDEKLVIYDYISNGSLASVSGAGGYKKMGSSPSHLSFDVRLKIARGVARGLAFIHEKKSVHGNIKPANILLTRDMEPVISDLGLDRLLPADTHRRSSASASATRHFGSKRSAPSRDDFPAASPYSTPPDFVGCTSPYHAPESLENLKPSPKWDVYSFGILLLELLTGRVFSEQELGAGSASEDRTRLARMAGAEDKEDAAMACLKLGFSCAALAPQRRPSMKEALQVLDKMPSSSCPY, encoded by the exons ATGATCATGGGCTTTATCACATCTACTctgttgtttcttcttcttcttcttctctggtcTGGGTCTTCTTCGGGGCTGAATTCAGATGGGACTTTGTTGCTGTCTTTCAGATACTCTGTTCTCAGCGACCCATTGTCAGTTCTCGACAACTGGGTTTACACCGACGAGACGCCCTGTTCCTGGACCGGCATAACCTGCGCCCAAATTGGAGACTCACCCGGCTCGCCGGAGATGTTCCGGGTGACCGGCTTGCTCCTCCCCAACTCCCAGCTTCTGGGCTCAATCCCAGACGCCTTGGGCTTCCTCCAACACCTCCGGCAGCTCGATCTCTCCAGCAACTTCTTGAACGGCACTCTGCCCGCTTCCCTCTTTAACGCTTCAGAGCTTCAGGTTCTCTCCCTCTCCAACAACCTGATATCCGGCGAGATTCCCGACCTCTCCGCCGGGCCCACTCACCTCCAAGTTCTCAATCTCTCCGAGAATGCCCTCGCCGGAAAGGTTCCGGAGAATCTGACAGCTGTGCGGAACCTGACTGTTGTTTCTCTGAGAAGTAACTATTTTTCCGGGAGGATTCCGAGCGGATTTGATTCCGTTGAGGTTCTCGATCTCTCTTCGAATCTGTTTAACGGGACTTTGCCGGATGATTTTGGGGGGGAGAATTTGAGGAACTTGAACCTCTCGAACAACAAACTTTCCGGGTCCATAAATTCCGAATTCGCGAAGAAGATTCCGGCGAACGCTTCCATCGACCTCTCCTTCAACAACTTGACCGGCGAGATTCCTCAGTTGATGGCGCTACTTAACCAGAAGACGGATTCTTTCGCCGGGAACGTGGATCTGTGCGGGAAGCCTCTGAAGAAGCTCTGTACAATTCCGTCAACGCTCTCCATCCCGCCAAACAATGGCTCTTCGGCTTCCTCCTCTCCGGCGATTGCCGCCATTCCCAAAACAATCTACTCAAACGCCGGGAAAAACTTGACTCAGCCAAATGGAACGTCGAATCAGCCGCAGAGAAGGTTGAAGCCGGGAACTATAGCCGGAATCACCGTCGGGGACTTGGCCGGGATCGGAGTCCTCGCCATGATCTTCCTCTACGTGTATaaatcgaagaagaagaataaaatgaatgcCGACAATAGCAAAGCATACATTACCAACAAAGATCAAGCCAATGCCGCCATTGTCGACGAGCTCTCGCTATCGAAAGATCACCCAAAAACTCAAG GTGGCTGGTCGTGTTTGAGTATCGGAAACGGGGAAGAGACATCGGAGGCGACGGGGTCAGACAGCGACGGAAGCAACGGCAATGGCGATGGGGTTGTGGAAGCCGAAGAGGTTGGGAAGGAGAGGTCGGTGCTGGTGATGGTGGACGGGGAGACGAAGCTGGAAGTGGAGACGCTGCTGAAGGCGTCGGCGTACGTGCTGGGGTCGAGCGGCCGGAGCATAGTCTACAAGGCGGTGGTGGAGGGCGGAGTGGCGTTCGCCGTCCGGAGAATCGGAGACGGCTGCGTCCGGCGACTGAGGGACTTCGAGAGCCACGTCCGGGCGGTGGCGAAGCTGCGCCACCCCAATCTCGTGCGCGTCCGAGGATTCTACTGGGGCTCAGACGAGAAGCTAGTGATCTACGACTACATCTCCAATGGCAGCCTCGCTTCCGTCTCCGGCGCCGGCGGTTACA AAAAGATGGGGTCGTCTCCGAGCCACCTTTCGTTCGACGTGCGGCTCAAGATAGCAAGGGGAGTGGCCCGGGGGCTGGCCTTCATCCACGAGAAGAAGTCCGTTCATGGCAACATCAAGCCCGCCAACATCCTCCTGACGCGCGACATGGAGCCCGTAATCAGCGACCTCGGCCTCGACCGCCTCCTCCCGGCCGACACCCACCGACGCtcctccgcctccgcctccgccaCCCGCCACTTCGGCAGCAAGCGCTCCGCCCCTTCCCGCGATGACTTCCCCGCCGCCAGCCCGTACTCCACTCCCCCGGACTTCGTCGGCTGCACGTCTCCTTATCACGCGCCGGAGTCGCTGGAGAACCTCAAGCCCAGCCCCAAGTGGGACGTTTACTCTTTCGGGATCCTTCTGCTGGAGCTCCTCACCGGGAGGGTGTTTTCCGAGCAGGAGCTGGGCGCCGGCTCTGCGTCGGAGGACAGGACCCGGTTGGCGAGGATGGCTGGCGCGGAGGACAAAGAGGATGCGGCGATGGCGTGCTTGAAGTTAGGGTTCAGTTGCGCAGCGTTGGCCCCACAGAGAAGACCTTCCATGAAAGAAGCACTCCAAGTGCTTGACAAAATGCCAAGCTCGTCTTGCCCGTACTGA
- the LOC127802417 gene encoding reticulon-like protein B11, with amino-acid sequence MAESHRISVHEALGGGPVADMLLWRKWSGGAVVLVASTVLWFFFEVAGYSILSFVANVLFLVVCILFFWGKSASLLNRPLPPLPDLEVSEESILRAADVTRLWINQGLLVARDITVDQNLKLFLQVAFGLWLISYVGSLFNLLTLIYLGVLLSLSVPLFYEKYQDPVDETLIVAYKIILKNCRKFDEKVLKKIPMALNKEYKSQ; translated from the exons ATGGCGGAGTCTCACCGCATTTCTGTTCATGAAGCTCTCGGTGGTGGTCCAG TTGCGGATATGTTACTGTGGCGGAAATGGAGCGGAGGGGCGGTTGTGCTGGTCGCTTCTACCGTCCTCTGGTTCTTCTTCGAGGTTGCTGGTTATAGCATCTTGTCTTTCGTTGCCAATGTCCTATTTCTCGTGGTCTGCATCCTCTTCTTTTGGGGTAAATCTGCTTCATTACTTAATAG ACCTCTGCCTCCCCTTCCCGATCTTGAAGTTTCTGAGGAATCTATTTTGAGGGCAGCTGATGTAACTCGACTGTGGATCAATCAGGGATTATTGGTTGCACGTGACATAACAGTTGatcaaaatttgaaactttttcttCAG GTTGCTTTTGGCTTGTGGTTAATATCTTATGTTGGCAGTTTATTCAACTTGCTTACTCTGATCTACCTTG GGGTTCTCCTTAGTCTATCAGTTCCGTTGTTTTATGAAAAGTACCAGGATCCAGTTGATGAGACGCTGATCGTGGCTTATAAGATAATTCTGAAGAACTGCAGGAAATTTGATGAAAAGGTCCTAAAAAAGATTCCAATGGCCCTTAATAAAGAATACAAAAGTCAATag